In the genome of Bacillus sp. S3, one region contains:
- a CDS encoding VOC family protein → MSFVIKKIDHVQLAAPNGCEEAARTFFAGVLGLIEVEKPEELKKRGGVWFEFGTFQLHIGVEEPFSPAKKAHPAFVVENIEELKMHLSNEKVPFTADDNLPGASRIHVHDPFGNRLEFIEWI, encoded by the coding sequence ATGTCGTTTGTAATAAAAAAGATCGATCACGTCCAGCTAGCAGCACCTAATGGCTGTGAAGAGGCAGCAAGAACATTTTTTGCTGGAGTTTTGGGGTTAATTGAGGTAGAGAAACCTGAGGAACTAAAGAAGCGGGGCGGGGTTTGGTTCGAATTTGGGACATTCCAACTTCATATTGGAGTGGAAGAACCATTTTCACCAGCAAAAAAGGCGCATCCTGCTTTTGTTGTGGAAAATATTGAAGAATTAAAAATGCATCTTAGTAATGAGAAAGTTCCTTTTACAGCAGACGACAATCTCCCTGGTGCAAGCAGAATTCATGTCCATGACCCGTTTGGCAACCGTCTGGAATTCATAGAATGGATTTAA
- a CDS encoding NAD(P)/FAD-dependent oxidoreductase: protein MSKPKIVILGAGYGGIITSKTLEKLLKSGEADVTLINKHEYHYLTTQLHKTGVGTAADRQIAMSIPELINPNKTRFLKAAVSSVDLNTQEVYLEGGETVSYDYLLIALGFEVETYGIPGVKENAFEIRSFRSTKIIYHQIIKQFNLYKEDHDPSRLTFVVAGGGFTGIEMLGELADGLPKLCKEHDIPFEKIKIVGIEAAPSVIPFFPKQSIQYTKDVLEKRNIEVLTSIKILECTPEKVILENNLEVQTRTLIWSCGVKGNTIVHNWGLPIEKGKIPVDANLRVKNMKNIFSIGDCSLFMKDEKSALPPTAQVALQQAPVCAKNIVASIRGESLKTFEYHHKGSVASIGLMAAVGKVGNFRLSGLFGAFMKQVIEARYLFNLGGPALIIKQHFGINREPLKITAKQ from the coding sequence ATGTCTAAACCAAAAATCGTCATTTTAGGTGCCGGATATGGCGGAATTATCACAAGTAAAACCTTAGAAAAATTGCTAAAATCCGGCGAAGCAGATGTTACATTAATTAATAAACATGAATATCATTACCTTACAACCCAATTGCATAAGACCGGAGTTGGCACCGCAGCAGACCGGCAAATTGCCATGTCTATTCCTGAACTAATCAATCCAAATAAAACCCGTTTCTTAAAAGCTGCAGTATCCTCTGTTGACCTCAATACCCAAGAGGTATATCTTGAAGGCGGAGAAACAGTCAGTTATGACTATTTATTAATCGCACTCGGATTTGAGGTTGAAACCTATGGCATTCCAGGAGTGAAAGAAAATGCCTTTGAGATCCGAAGCTTCAGAAGTACAAAAATTATTTATCACCAAATTATTAAACAATTTAACCTTTATAAAGAAGACCATGATCCTTCCCGTTTAACGTTTGTCGTTGCCGGAGGTGGTTTTACCGGAATTGAAATGCTCGGAGAATTGGCAGATGGCCTGCCAAAACTTTGTAAAGAACACGATATCCCATTTGAAAAGATTAAAATTGTCGGCATTGAAGCCGCACCATCAGTCATACCATTTTTCCCTAAGCAATCAATCCAATATACAAAAGATGTGTTAGAAAAGCGAAACATTGAAGTCCTAACTTCAATAAAAATACTGGAATGTACACCAGAAAAAGTGATACTGGAAAATAATCTGGAGGTACAGACGCGAACATTAATCTGGTCATGCGGTGTAAAAGGAAACACAATTGTTCATAACTGGGGTTTGCCAATTGAAAAAGGCAAGATTCCAGTCGATGCAAATCTTCGCGTTAAAAACATGAAAAATATCTTTAGTATCGGGGATTGTTCTTTATTCATGAAGGACGAAAAGTCTGCCTTACCGCCAACAGCACAAGTAGCACTGCAACAGGCACCCGTTTGTGCGAAAAATATAGTCGCTTCTATACGGGGCGAATCTTTAAAAACATTTGAATATCACCACAAAGGATCCGTGGCATCCATCGGACTTATGGCGGCCGTCGGAAAGGTAGGGAATTTCCGCTTATCCGGATTATTTGGAGCCTTTATGAAACAAGTCATAGAAGCCCGCTATTTGTTTAATCTAGGCGGACCGGCTCTCATTATTAAGCAGCATTTTGGCATAAACCGTGAGCCGTTAAAGATAACAGCTAAGCAATAA
- a CDS encoding twin-arginine translocase TatA/TatE family subunit, with protein sequence MFSNIGVPGLILILIVALVIFGPNKLPEIGRAVGKSIREFKKATEGIAEDIKEEFKEDVKEAKQEKVSLKK encoded by the coding sequence ATGTTTTCAAATATTGGTGTTCCGGGATTAATTTTAATTCTAATTGTTGCCCTAGTTATTTTTGGCCCTAATAAACTCCCTGAGATCGGACGTGCCGTTGGAAAGTCCATCCGTGAATTTAAAAAAGCAACAGAGGGAATTGCTGAAGACATAAAGGAAGAATTTAAAGAAGATGTTAAAGAAGCAAAACAAGAGAAAGTTAGCTTAAAAAAATAA